In Vespa crabro chromosome 5, iyVesCrab1.2, whole genome shotgun sequence, a single window of DNA contains:
- the LOC124424351 gene encoding ski oncogene produces the protein METLLPGNTNGQSYSPQLKTVLKTYQLSAVKSLQGPSSALLGMDCKSLLQEQAPFHFSAPSRSGNCIDAERIAERIAERTSPKDLDKGNDQAPVPSILPSRLRRTNFDRPLDDSDEDPPPDRAKIGCEKRDLEFQIPILTAPDQSCSERCETVLEGESISCFVVGGERRLCLPQILNTVLQDFSLQQINQVCDELQIYCSRCTRDQLEELKLSGILPRNAPSCGLITQTDAERLVSALLSRTEPCEPPHLLQNQDSIDKKACSKTDREEDSIVRFKVYHECFGKCKGIFDADLFESEDSVCIECLECGCQFSPQRFVRHAHRSLENRTCHWGFDSANWRSYLLLSRDQQNYNKLLAVFRELKEKHLVLNSKRKLELRHEPEKLIKRAKKEMGKDECATIYNGNGLGIYHPVSPVASATDPYLQMQWAVFELATRGASAFRPWSATASRKHRDSSPMVPSYLSRGPPVLQHPERVVPLSECERFEPHFQPNVALAPIPAPAIPSIAPPVHHQRHHQEHRHHSQRPQSPNEKQQELVPKQEFAVKLEKSSPGPAPSGGTVSYPLFPTCTSENDRKETQEKRTTVEKVGEEEESAAVTSSTVSVDPPAAEVGTSSPESDSDSEGTAAMDLEERLIALDVPQDVLELVRRLASENAQLRRHRRSDARKISRLRSQLQMQHLQSTNDSVKKEEVGNASVADSTEGTEETEVSLRSNDNEPESAVQPVSNN, from the exons ATGGAGACATTATTACCCGGCAATACAAACGGTCAATCTTACAGTCCGCAATTGAAGACCGTCTTAAAGACATATCAGCTATCGGCTGTGAAGAGCTTACAAGGTCCGAGCTCGGCCCTTTTGGGCATGGACTGTAAGAGTCTCTTGCAAGAACAGGCGCCTTTTCATTTCTCAGCACCGAGTCGTTCCGGCAACTGCATCGATGCCGAACGAATAGCCGAGCGAATAGCCGAGCGAACCTCTCCAAAAGATCTCGATAAAGGCAATGACCAAGCACCGGTGCCATCGATCCTACCTTCCAGACTTCGACGAACGAATTTTGATCGGCCGTTGGACGACTCCGATGAGGATCCACCGCCTGATCGCGCCAAAATCGGTTGTGAAAAGAGAGACCTCGAGTTTCAGATACCGATCCTCACTGCTCCCGATCAAAGTTGTTCCGAAAGATGCGAGACGGTACTCGAGGGCGAGAGCATATCCTGCTTCGTTGTCGGCGGCGAAAGGAGGTTATGTTTACCACAGATATTGAACACCGTACTTCAAGATTTTTCCCTTCAACAAATCAATCAAGTATGCGACGAACTACAGATTTACTGCTCGCGATGTACTCGTGATCAGCTCGAGGAACTCAAACTTTCCGGAATTTTGCCGCGTAACGCGCCTTCCTGCGGTCTGATCACTCAAACCGACGCTGAGAGGCTCGTCAGTGCTCTCCTATCGAGGACAGAACCATGCGAGCCTCCTCATCTATTACAAAATCAAGATAGTATTGATAAGAAAGCATGTAGTAAAACCGATCGCGAGGAGGACTCTATCGTCAGGTTCAAAGTGTATCATGAGTGTTTTGGCAAGTGTAAGGGTATCTTTGATGCGGACCTCTTCGAATCCGAGGATTCTGTGTGCATAGAATGCCTCGAATGTGGTTGTCAGTTTTCTCCCCAACGTTTTGTTAGACATGCTCATAGATCTCTGGAAAATCGTACGTGTCATTGGGGCTTCGACTCTGCCAACTGGCGTTCTTATCTTCTACTTTCTAGAGATCAGCAAAACTATAACAAGTTGCTTGCTGTCTTTCGAGAATTGAAAGAGAAACACCTTGTACTCAACTCAAAGCGGAAACTAGag TTAAGACACGAGccagaaaaattaattaaaagagcgaagaaagaaatggggAAGGATGAGTGTGCAACGATTTACAATGGAAATGGATTAGGCATATATCATCCTGTATCTCCTGTAGCTAGTGCGACAGATCCATATTTACAGATGCAATGGGCAGTATTTGAATTAGCTACTAGAGGAGCATCTGCATTTAGGCCTTGGAGTGCTACTGCTTCTCGCAAACATAGAGACAG CTCTCCCATGGTACCATCGTATCTCAGTCGTGGTCCACCTGTACTGCAACATCCAGAACGCGTTGTGCCTCTATCTGAGTGCGAAAGATTTGAGCCACATTTTCAACCGAACGTTGCTTTAGCACCAATACCGGCTCCTGCCATACCATCTATAGCTCCTCCTGTTCATCATCAACGACATCACCAAGAACATCGTCATCATAGTCAACGTCCACAAAGTCCGAACGAAAAGCAGCAAGAGCTCGTACCGAAACAAGAGTTTGCCGTGAAACTTGAAAAATCGTCTCCTGGGCCGGCTCCCTCTGGTGGCACGGTCTCCTATCCTCTCTTCCCAACATGCACGTCGGAGAACGATCGAAAGGAGAcccaagaaaaaagaacaaccgTTGAAAAAGTTGGCGAGGAGGAGGAAAGTGCCGCCGTAACTTCTTCGACCGTGAGCGTTGATCCGCCAGCGGCAGAAGTGGGCACGTCCTCTCCTGAAAGTGATTCGGATTCTGAAGGAACCGCGGCCATGGATTTGGAGGAACGATTGATAGCACTGGACGTTCCGCAGGATGTTTTGGAGCTTGTTCGACGTCTTGCTTCCGAAAACGCACAGTTAAGACGACATCGGCGCTCGGATGCACGAAAAATCTCGAGGCTACGTAGTCAACTGCAAATGCAACATTTACAATCTACCAATGATAGTgtcaaaaaggaagaagtaggAAACGCGAGTGTAGCGGATAGTACCGAAGGCACTGAAGAAACCGAAGTCTCTTTACGTTCGAACGACAATGAGCCCGAATCGGCAGTCCAACCGGTTAGTAATAATTAG